Part of the Companilactobacillus zhachilii genome is shown below.
TAATGGCTTCTATTGGGGTTATCCCCATTAAGTCTTGATTATCAAGTTCCTTGATAACTTGTGACTCTTTGCTAGACAACCTCTTTGTCTGCTTGGGCGTTTCTGGGAATAGTGATAATTGTTGCTCTTCATCACTTTCAACTGATTCTGGTTTCACAGTTGCCTTCTCGGGTACGGTTTCTTTTGCTGGTTCGATTGGTTCTGCTTTAGGTTCTTGAATACTTTCTGAAGTCGTTGTATGGACTGATGTTTCTTCCAAACTACTTAATATCTTACCTGCTCGGTTCAAGACGTCTTCTGGTAGTCCGGCTAACTTGGCAACGTGGATTCCGTATGATTTATCAGCTGGTCCTGGTAAAACTTTATGTAGAAAGACTAAGTCACCATTCTCTTCTGAAGCATCGACGTGGACGTTTCTTAATCCCGGCAACTGGCTTTCTAGTTCGGTCAATTCATGGTAATGCGTTGAAAACAAGGTCATTGCTTTGACGTGTTTATCGATGTATTCAATAATTGCTTGAGCTAAAGCCATTCCGTCATAGGTGGCAGTTCCTCGGCCAATCTCATCAAAAATAATTAAACTGTTGGGAGTTGCATTTTTTAAGGCATCATTTGCTTCTCGCATTTCGACCATGAATGTTGAATCCCCAGAAATCAAATCATCTGCCGCTCCAATTCTTGTAAAAATATGGTCAAAAATTGGCAAACTTGCGCTGTCAGCGGGTACGAAACAACCAATTTGTGCCATGATTACAATCAACGCCATTTGACGCATATAGGTACTCTTACCTGACATATTTGGTCCCGTAATCAACAAAATATCAGTCTTGTCATCAAAGTTAACATCATTAGGGATGTAACTATTATTGCTCAAAACTTTTTCCACAACTGGATGGCGACCATTAGTTATTTGTAACTCGTGTTCCTCAATAAACTTAGGCGCAACATAATGATAATCTTCACTAACAACTGAAAAACTTTGTAACACATCTAAACGTGACAAAATATTAGCTAGACTTTGGATTCGTCTGATTTGATCTTTAATTTTACTTCTAATCTGATCAAAAAGGTGATATTCCAAACTCTTTGATTTTTCCTCAGCTTCAAGAATCAAACTTTCTTTATCTTTTAATTCTGGCGTAATGTAACGTTCAGCATTAACCAATGTCTGTTTTCGTTGATAACGATCTTCAGGAACTTTATCGATATTAGCACGACTGACTTCAATATAGTAACCAAAGACCTTGTTGTAGCCAATCTTTAAGTTACTAATGCCTGTTAATTCTTGTTCCTTAGCTTTCAAACTAGCTAGCCACTGCTTACCATTTTTAGAAGCATCAAGATATTTATCGAGTTGATCGTTATAGCCTTCTTTGATCAAGCCACCACCAGTGACTGAAATCGGAGCTTCCTCAACAATTGCCTTATCAATCAAATCACGAATATCGGCAACCTCATCAATCTTTTCCACATAGGCTGTTAATTCATCATCACCGATATCTAGTAAAATCGATTTAATTTCTGGAACTTGTTCCAACGAGGTCTTCAACTGAATCAAATCACGACCATTGACTGTTCCGTAGGCAACTCGACCTGCTAAACGTTCCAAATCATAAACCTTCGTCAAATAATCTTGGAATGAAGATCTTTGAAAATAATTATCCAAAAAGACTTGCACGAAATGTTGACGCTCTTTCAGTTTTTCGACATTAATCAACGGACGAGCTAACCATTGCTTCAATAAACGACTACCCATGGCTGTTTTAGTTTCATCTAAAAGCCATAAAAGTGTTCCCGACTTTTTGTTTGTCCGGATATTTTTGAACAGTTCCAAATTACGTTGGGCGGAATGGTCCATCAATAAATAGGAAGAAGTCTCATATGATTCAGCGGCCTTCAAGTGATCTAGTGAACGCATTTGAGTCTTTACTAAATAACTTATCAACAGCTTGACGGTATTAACTTCGGTATCAGATTCAATTTGTGAAAAATCAAAACTATAATTTTCGTCTAAATCATCTAATTTTGAAATTAAAATACCATATTTACGTAATTGATCAAGATACTTCTGTGGAAAACTTCCTGAAACAACTGTTTCTTTCGTATCCAAATTTTGTAATTCATTAGTTAAATCTAATTGACTTTCGACTGATGTAACTTTAACTTCCCCAGTTGAAAGGTCAGCATATGCTAAACCGAAGACATTTTGGTGTGCTGTAATAGCAGTAATATAGTTGTTTTCCTTGGCTTGATCAGATTTATCCATAATCGTACCAGGTGTAACTACTCGAGTCACACCTCGTTTGACCATCTTGCCCTGTGCATCAGCGGGATTCTCTAGTTGGTCACAAACCGCAACTTTGTAACCTTTATCCACAAGTGTATCAATGTAACCTTCGATAGCGTGATGTGGTACTCCACACATAGGAATACCTTCATCAGCCTTTTTATTACGGGATGTCAATGTAAGTTCCAGAATTTGTGAACCTTTAACGGCATCGTCATAAAACATCTCATAAAAATCACCGACACGATATAACAAAAAAGCATCTGGATATTGTTTCTTATACTCCAGATATTGCTCCATCATTGGTGTTTCTTTTGTTTTTTGAGGCATGAATTCCCTCCATTAATTTAAAAATGATTGATTATTTGGTGTTATAACATAGTTCTTAATACTACGAGCATTATTAGTTTGGTCGTTGATCTCAATCACAGCAAAGCCAATTTGCATGCGACCATCTTCATCAACATCAAATTTATTAGGTCTTTGCGTTAAGAATCGGTTGATAATCGGTTCTTTTTTATCGCCTAAAATACCATCATATGACCCAGTCATCCCGACATCGGTCAAATAAGCAGTTTGCTTGTTAATAACCTGTGCATCATTGGTTTGAACGTGAGTATGTGTTCCACAAACAGCAGAAACACGGCCAACCATATAATTAGCAAAAGCAATTTTCTCACTGGTTGTTTCAGCGTGGAAGTCGACAAACTTAATGGCATCTTTATCTAATTTACTAATTAACTTATCCGCCGCAATGAATGGATTATCAAGTGGCTGCATCAAAGCAGTTCCTTGCATATTGATAACATAAACTTCTTTAGTATTTACTTTAATCTTTAGAAAACCACGTCCGGGAACATTTTCCCCAGAAAAGTTATAGGGACGTAAAATATTTTTCTTTGGATCATCGATGAAATCTAAAATTTCTCGTTTATCCCAAGTATGATTTCCTCCCGTAACAACATCAGCACCAGCACGAGTAATTTTTTGATAATCAGGTTCTTTAGTACCCTTACCACCAGCAGCGTTTTCACCATTAACAATTGTTAACTGTGGTTTAACCTTCTTTTTGATCTCAGGTAGATATGTTTCTATAGCCTTAATGCCGATACTACCAACGACATCGCCAACGAAGAGTATTTTCATTATATTTTATCCCCAATCTTTACCTTTGATATTGTATCAATTTTGACAAAATTAAAAAAGAGAGCGGCACAAAACATGCTCAGCTTTCGAATATGTTTTGTAACACGTTTAGGCTGCATGTTTAAAGACAATAATAGTTTTGTCCCAACCTCACGATTGTAAATTTCACAATGTACGCAAATTCCAAAAATAAATAACATGAATATATAGACTATTAATATAATTATTATGATTTATAATAGTAATAGATAGAACTTTAACTAAATATTAAAAATACCAAACATACTTTAAGCCTTGATGCTCTAGTTATCACTGATACAAAAGTATTCAAGAATACAGTTTACTTACGGCTTATTCAAAACAAAGAATAAACCAGCCGGAAGGAACCAGAAAATTAGATTGCCGTGAAAGTGGAGTTAAGACTTTAGCCTTTACTCCACGGGACGAATTTTGAAACTCGCTTGCGTGGTTCAAAATCGAGGCTGGAGACCTTGGCTCCAGTCGGTCCCCACAGCAACCTAATTTTCTGGTTCTTGGAGGCGGCCGACTACATATTTATCTCTTATATAGAATTGCATGATTATACCGAAATTGTTGTTTATGAGCCAATTTTTTCCCAGGGAGGATAAAGATGAAAGTGATTAAGTCAATTCCAAAAGTACTACTTGCTTTTCTCACTAGCTTATTTGTGTTCTTTATTTTTAATCACTCTGAAATACCTATTCACGCCGCTTCGTCAGATGCTATCAACACGTCGGCCAATGTTATGGCACAATACGATGGCATCACTAATTGGAAATTGCAGCGGTACACGCCTTCTAATCAAATCGGAGAAATTCCTATTGGAGGAAATGTTTCTCTTGGTTACACTTTTGGTGCTGCTCGTAATGCCAGTGGTAAAGTCACAGGCGGTGACAATACAATCACGCTATCAAGTACAATTGGTTCAGCAAAATTAGGACCAAATAGTAGCGCTCCGACAATTAATAATTCCAAAATAAATATTTTTCTAAACAATAATGGTAAATACTATGGCATCCTCCACCAAGGTGATAGCTCATATATCGGTAGCGGTGGTCATCCCGAAAGAGCGTCTGACACTTCAATCGACTTTGCTTTAATTACTGGTAAACAGGATTCATATTTTTATAACGATATGAATGTGTTAGCCAATTTGGAGACCATCAGTTCTGAACCAGGCAGCAGTAAGTTATTTTACACTGGAACAGATGCAAACGGTCGACCTGCATATAAATTGGCTGGTTACTATGCTAAGAAATCTGTTTTTGTGCAAATTGTTTTAAAAGCCGACCCTAGCGGTGCACCTATCGTCTGGCGAGAATTGTATGTCTATAATCCTAATGGTCCAGCACAATATCAAACTTTCTATGGTGAGGATACTGGACTTAACCCTAACAACAATTTAACCGATACCGTAGACAGCGTCCCCATGTTCGCTATTGGTGATAAGAAGGGGTTATATCTACGCAGTGGTGCCGACTCTAATGGTGTAAACTATGATCCAGCATCAAAATTATTCATTACCAATGATGTAGCTGGTGGCTTTAAAGATTTTATGGGACGGACACTAACAAATCCCGGTAACTGGAGTATCAAGGGACGTTCAGGAAGTGGAAATGCTTCTTCAATCACTAACCCAACCTTGCCTTGGACTTCATCCCCCAATGAAACTCAAAATGGTGATACTAACTTACCTGCAAATAGTAACCTTCTAGTTTTAAATGAAAATACTCCACAGGAATATAAAGTTGTTGATTCTGACGGCAGACAGGATTCTGCATATACTTTAAGATGGCCTCAAACAAATTCAGCCTCCGCATCAGTCGAACGCTTTGTCTCTAAAATTGGAGCAACTATTTCCGGCTATGCTATTCCAACAATGAAACTAACGTACAAAAACATGAACCGTAACGACGGCACCAACCAAGTCAATGATAGGTTGCATTTTAATATATCCGTTCGAAATGACGGACTTAATTCTAACTGGACGATAAGTCGAATTTTAAATGCTATGCCAAAGGGATTAACTATCGATCCCAAAACCAGTGTCTCTCTCACCAATGGCAACTCAATTGATTACAATCCTAACAGTTCCATTGAAGTAGGAGAGTCAGCCGATTTTAGTTTTGATGCAATAATTGACAATACTGCTCCTTATAACTTAGATTCAAAAGGTAATCTGACTAATAAAGCTAGCGTATTTGGAAATAATAGTGGTCAAAACGATACTCGGGAATTGACTGATAGTGTAACGATTCCAGTTCAAATCCCCAAATTTAAATATCGTTTTACAGAACTATTAAGAAACGAAACTACCGATCCTAATGGAACCTTTACTAACAAGGTCACTGCTCAAAAAGACGACATTATCGATTACAAAGTGGATTTTGTCAGCAACGGCTCCAGTATTGTAAGCAATGCATACTTTTACAACAAATTCGAAGCTGATGACGGACTGGAATTAGTCCCTAACAGTGTCGCTTGGAATGGCAATAATTATAATACTATGGATGTTCCAATGGGAGCACTCCGGAACAATCAAACCTATACTGTTACTTTCAAAGCCAAGGTTACTGGCATTTCACAAAAGACCACTTCAAATTCCGCCTCACTCATCTATGGTTTGGATGGAGATACTGGGTATAGTAATCGTATGGATGTCGAAGAACCAGCAATAGTTGATATTCAAGATGCACCACAAACAACAGCGATTACCGAAGTCCCATCAGGAATTGATTTTGGAAGTGTTAACAGTGCTGGTTTTGAACGTCTCCTGAAGAATATCAGTACAACCGGCAATCTTCGTATTACCCATGCGGCTGATTCACCTTTCCAAGTGAGCGTTAGTTATGATAATGATGGTGACACACCTATTTCAAGTAATGGCAATAAGTTAGTTCAAGACGACGGTAATACTTTACTACTTAATCAAGCCAAAAAAGATACTACTGACCTTTGGAAACCACTAAATGCCTTTCCGACTGCAATCAACTTTGACGGCTTTAATGGTTCTTATAAAGACCTAGATTTAACTAAGTACGTTGGAAAAAATAAATGGCAACTGCGAGTTCCAGCTAACAGTCAAGCTGGCCAATACAATGGTCAAGTAACTTGGTCCATTGAAGATACACTTGCTGAATAGAAAGACATCTTATAAAAAAGTAGGGTAGATAAATTGAAATGAAATTTATCTACCCTACTTTTTTGGAATTATATTTTTTTAAACTTAGCTACGTCACATTAAAATCACTAATACCCTAGCCTCTGGTTGCAAGAAATTTTGGCAGCAGTGAAGGTGGCGTTAGGACTTTACTATTACACCACGGGACGAGTTTTGAAATTCACGTACTTTACGAAGTTCAAAATCGAGACGAAAGACCTTGGCTTTCGTCGGTCCCCACAGCGCCAACATTTCTTGCACCCAGAGGTGGCATCTATCAACTAAAACAATTGCATAATTGCAATAACTACAATCGGAACTATCAAAGCTGGTAATAAATTCAACACTTTTATTTTTTTGATATTTAACAAACCAAGCCCTGACGCCATAATCAAAATACCACCAACGATTGTCAATTCAGTAATCATATCGTTATTGATTGAATTTTGTAGCAACATGGCAATCAAATAAATACTTCCTTGCCAAGTAAAAACAGCGATAGCCGCCAAAGCCATCCCGATACCAAATGTTGATGCCAAAACAATTGAAGTAATTCCATCAAGCATCCCATTAGTAAATAAGAACGTGTAGTCCTTATTCAAGGCCGCTTGAATTGGACCTAGAATCGACAATGAACCAATACAATACAACAATACGGCCGTTGCCAATCCTTCAGCTAAATTACTGCTACCGTCAGGATTAGGTTTTGAAAACTTTCCTACTAGATTATCAAAACGTTTTTCTAAATTCAGCCATTGTCCTATCAAACCGCCGACTGCCAAACTGACAATGAACAGCACTGGATAATGACTTTTGGGCATATGTTGCACAACTGCATTCAAGCCGATAGCAATCGCTGCTAAGCCCAAAGCTTGTGTCAGGATCTCATTATACGCCGGCTTGATTCCTTTTTTAAAATAACTACCAGTAAAACTCCCCACTAAAATCATGCAGACGTTAAAGATTGTTCCTATCATAAGATTCCCCCCTATTTAATTAACATAACGTATTGTTTTTTCGTAATTTAAAATAGCCTTGCGACACAGTTTCAATTAATCGTTAATCTCCAGATTGCTCTTATAGGCGGCATATTTAACTAGCACAATACGTTAAGGATATTAACTTAGAATTATAAACTCTCTAGCTACTTGAGGGTCAATCATTTTCAATAGGAATACGAATCTCAGTAATATATTTTTCAACATCATCAGAAATACCATAATCAATCAAGGCAGTTTCAATTTGCCGGACCAGTAATTTTGAAATTATGCTTCTGACAATAATTAATCATTAATGGATACTGACGGGCTGCTGTATCGTGTGTGCCACGAAATCTCAGTCGAATATATTTTCCTGCCTTCAATGTAGTTGTTGCATCTCCCTCATCTCCTGGTTCCATAATCAGTAGCAACCCATTGTAACTGTCAAATCTTCTTGCCAAAAGATTAGCTTGATTAATTGTTAAAGCAATTTTGCCTAGAAAAATATTTTTATCGACGCCAAACTTTTGTCGCAATGTTGCTATAGGAAATTCAATATCATCATTGGGACGATAATCCTCGTTCAAGTAAATTACCGCCATTTCTGGTACATCAACAATTTCAATTTTATCAATAACGCTATTAACCGCATTGTCAACTTGACTGATTCGCGTATCGATTCGACGTTCAATATTTTTCAAAGTCAAAATTTGTTGCTGAACTTGTACTTTTTGTTCTTTGAGCATTTCTTCCAATTTATCAATATCACGTGCCTCAAAAAAATGCTTGATTGATTCAACCGGCAAATCTAATGCACGTAAATAATTAATGACATTCAGACGTTCAAATTGTTCGGTCGAATAATAGCGGTAGTTCGTCTGATGGTTTATTTTAGCGGGCTTTAATAGTCCAATTTCATCGTAATAACGCAACGCTGAAATCTTAACGTTAAAAAGGTTTGATAGTTGCCCAATCGTGAAA
Proteins encoded:
- a CDS encoding TIGR00282 family metallophosphoesterase yields the protein MKILFVGDVVGSIGIKAIETYLPEIKKKVKPQLTIVNGENAAGGKGTKEPDYQKITRAGADVVTGGNHTWDKREILDFIDDPKKNILRPYNFSGENVPGRGFLKIKVNTKEVYVINMQGTALMQPLDNPFIAADKLISKLDKDAIKFVDFHAETTSEKIAFANYMVGRVSAVCGTHTHVQTNDAQVINKQTAYLTDVGMTGSYDGILGDKKEPIINRFLTQRPNKFDVDEDGRMQIGFAVIEINDQTNNARSIKNYVITPNNQSFLN
- a CDS encoding DUF554 domain-containing protein, whose translation is MIGTIFNVCMILVGSFTGSYFKKGIKPAYNEILTQALGLAAIAIGLNAVVQHMPKSHYPVLFIVSLAVGGLIGQWLNLEKRFDNLVGKFSKPNPDGSSNLAEGLATAVLLYCIGSLSILGPIQAALNKDYTFLFTNGMLDGITSIVLASTFGIGMALAAIAVFTWQGSIYLIAMLLQNSINNDMITELTIVGGILIMASGLGLLNIKKIKVLNLLPALIVPIVVIAIMQLF
- a CDS encoding MerR family transcriptional regulator, with the protein product MKQFFTIGQLSNLFNVKISALRYYDEIGLLKPAKINHQTNYRYYSTEQFERLNVINYLRALDLPVESIKHFFEARDIDKLEEMLKEQKVQVQQQILTLKNIERRIDTRISQVDNAVNSVIDKIEIVDVPEMAVIYLNEDYRPNDDIEFPIATLRQKFGVDKNIFLGKIALTINQANLLARRFDSYNGLLLIMEPGDEGDATTTLKAGKYIRLRFRGTHDTAARQYPLMINYCQKHNFKITGPAN
- the mutS gene encoding DNA mismatch repair protein MutS produces the protein MPQKTKETPMMEQYLEYKKQYPDAFLLYRVGDFYEMFYDDAVKGSQILELTLTSRNKKADEGIPMCGVPHHAIEGYIDTLVDKGYKVAVCDQLENPADAQGKMVKRGVTRVVTPGTIMDKSDQAKENNYITAITAHQNVFGLAYADLSTGEVKVTSVESQLDLTNELQNLDTKETVVSGSFPQKYLDQLRKYGILISKLDDLDENYSFDFSQIESDTEVNTVKLLISYLVKTQMRSLDHLKAAESYETSSYLLMDHSAQRNLELFKNIRTNKKSGTLLWLLDETKTAMGSRLLKQWLARPLINVEKLKERQHFVQVFLDNYFQRSSFQDYLTKVYDLERLAGRVAYGTVNGRDLIQLKTSLEQVPEIKSILLDIGDDELTAYVEKIDEVADIRDLIDKAIVEEAPISVTGGGLIKEGYNDQLDKYLDASKNGKQWLASLKAKEQELTGISNLKIGYNKVFGYYIEVSRANIDKVPEDRYQRKQTLVNAERYITPELKDKESLILEAEEKSKSLEYHLFDQIRSKIKDQIRRIQSLANILSRLDVLQSFSVVSEDYHYVAPKFIEEHELQITNGRHPVVEKVLSNNSYIPNDVNFDDKTDILLITGPNMSGKSTYMRQMALIVIMAQIGCFVPADSASLPIFDHIFTRIGAADDLISGDSTFMVEMREANDALKNATPNSLIIFDEIGRGTATYDGMALAQAIIEYIDKHVKAMTLFSTHYHELTELESQLPGLRNVHVDASEENGDLVFLHKVLPGPADKSYGIHVAKLAGLPEDVLNRAGKILSSLEETSVHTTTSESIQEPKAEPIEPAKETVPEKATVKPESVESDEEQQLSLFPETPKQTKRLSSKESQVIKELDNQDLMGITPIEAINLLYKWQKKLK
- a CDS encoding isopeptide-forming domain-containing fimbrial protein, which gives rise to MKVIKSIPKVLLAFLTSLFVFFIFNHSEIPIHAASSDAINTSANVMAQYDGITNWKLQRYTPSNQIGEIPIGGNVSLGYTFGAARNASGKVTGGDNTITLSSTIGSAKLGPNSSAPTINNSKINIFLNNNGKYYGILHQGDSSYIGSGGHPERASDTSIDFALITGKQDSYFYNDMNVLANLETISSEPGSSKLFYTGTDANGRPAYKLAGYYAKKSVFVQIVLKADPSGAPIVWRELYVYNPNGPAQYQTFYGEDTGLNPNNNLTDTVDSVPMFAIGDKKGLYLRSGADSNGVNYDPASKLFITNDVAGGFKDFMGRTLTNPGNWSIKGRSGSGNASSITNPTLPWTSSPNETQNGDTNLPANSNLLVLNENTPQEYKVVDSDGRQDSAYTLRWPQTNSASASVERFVSKIGATISGYAIPTMKLTYKNMNRNDGTNQVNDRLHFNISVRNDGLNSNWTISRILNAMPKGLTIDPKTSVSLTNGNSIDYNPNSSIEVGESADFSFDAIIDNTAPYNLDSKGNLTNKASVFGNNSGQNDTRELTDSVTIPVQIPKFKYRFTELLRNETTDPNGTFTNKVTAQKDDIIDYKVDFVSNGSSIVSNAYFYNKFEADDGLELVPNSVAWNGNNYNTMDVPMGALRNNQTYTVTFKAKVTGISQKTTSNSASLIYGLDGDTGYSNRMDVEEPAIVDIQDAPQTTAITEVPSGIDFGSVNSAGFERLLKNISTTGNLRITHAADSPFQVSVSYDNDGDTPISSNGNKLVQDDGNTLLLNQAKKDTTDLWKPLNAFPTAINFDGFNGSYKDLDLTKYVGKNKWQLRVPANSQAGQYNGQVTWSIEDTLAE